A genomic window from Nematostella vectensis chromosome 9, jaNemVect1.1, whole genome shotgun sequence includes:
- the LOC5507914 gene encoding potassium voltage-gated channel subfamily A member 10 encodes MMERDQLEQEKISDRITLNVSGAVFEVRVSILQRFPQTLLGCRYKRVQYYDSARNQYFFDRHRQAFEAILFFYQSGGRLMCPDNVPDTVFADEILFFQLPTMDDRFSSKTKKFEKFMMSNQTPSRFNFQWQRRLWEFLEIPESTKMAQGLALFSQFMVYLSVTATCLETVKSLRYYDFSPQNDETGGMSFLKSNPLVQNSWFLFDIGCFGWFTFECAVRFLSFPSKAEYFANLANCVDFLTVVVFYVFLIVKITVPTAVWCLRFLRFLTTIRIFKLIRYSNKMKIFLLTLASGVRELGMLMMFSCIMLLLSSTAVFYAEAELKNTQFSSIPDAFWWAIITITTIGYGDKVPISAAGKFIGCLCAVLGALVIALPLFRFAAHFRTKLERLSDNSNLGFTSSKTKNSLMRGF; translated from the coding sequence ATGATGGAACGTGATCAACTGGAACAGGAAAAAATTAGTGACAGAATTACACTAAACGTGAGTGGAGCTGTGTTTGAAGTTCGTGTGTCTATTCTACAGAGATTCCCTCAAACCCTTCTAGGATGTCGTTACAAACGCGTTCAGTACTACGACAGTGCAAGGAATCAGTACTTCTTTGATCGCCACAGACAAGCGTTTGAGGcaattttattcttttatcaGAGTGGTGGGCGCCTAATGTGTCCTGATAATGTTCCAGACACCGTATTCGCCGACGAGATTTTGTTTTTCCAACTACCAACAATGGATGACAGATTTTCTAGCAAGACGAAAAAATTCGAAAAGTTCATGATGAGCAATCAAACCCCGTCGAGGTTTAATTTCCAATGGCAAAGACGACTGTGGGAGTTCTTGGAAATACCCGAATCCACTAAAATGGCTCAAGGTTTAGCTTTATTTTCACAGTTTATGGTTTATCTCTCCGTAACTGCTACATGTTTGGAAACTGTGAAATCACTCAGATATTATGACTTTTCTCCTCAAAACGATGAGACTGGTGGCATGTCATTTCTCAAGTCAAATCCCTTGGTACAGAATTCGTggtttttgtttgatattggCTGTTTTGGCTGGTTTACATTCGAGTGTGCAGTGCGGTTTTTATCCTTTCCTAGCAAAGCCGAATACTTCGCGAATCTCGCCAACTGCGTAGACTTTCTAACGGTCGTtgtgttttatgtttttttaatagtcAAAATAACAGTGCCAACTGCTGTTTGGTGTCTTCGGTTTCTGCGTTTTCTCACGACGATTCGAATCTTCAAACTGATACGCTACTCgaacaaaatgaaaattttCTTACTAACACTCGCAAGTGGCGTTCGCGAACTTGGGATGCTAATGATGTTTAGCTGCATCATGTTGCTACTAAGCTCAACCGCTGTGTTCTATGCCGAGGCAGAATTGAAAAACACGCAATTTTCAAGCATCCCCGATGCTTTTTGGTGGGCGatcataacaataacaactaTAGGTTATGGAGATAAAGTCCCAATCTCGGCAGCGGGAAAATTCATAGGATGTCTCTGCGCGGTTCTGGGCGCGTTGGTTATTGCGTTGCCTCTATTTCGGTTCGCAGCACATTTTAGAACCAAACTTGAAAGACTTTCAGATAATTCAAATCTAGGCTTTACATCTTCCAAAACAAAGAACAGTTTAATGCGAGGATTTTGA
- the LOC5501564 gene encoding lactadherin, with protein sequence MEFVLQLLLVILLSWQHAIGHDCKDYLYLMRSFQLQGNVIETNQTTKYGCRQSCHSHKDCLSINYKEKEYRCELNAATHLSHPQMLRPEANAFYALIKTPNRCSKKHCSSEKRCTLVGNKVAYQCIEDCQEKALGMESGAIGDSAITASSINHDLNYVPRYARLNAPSSANNGWIAGPKAADEYLQVDLGRVVAVTKVATQGRRNAPMWMKTYNIGYSTDLSTWHVYREGGNAQSPHKVFTGNSDQHTVVYGSFEEPIHARGI encoded by the exons ATGGAGTTTGTACTGCAACTCTTATTAGTTATTCTTCTGTCATGGCAACACGCCATTGGCCACGACTGCAAGGACTACTTATACTTGATGCGAAGCTTTCAGCTGCAAGGAAACGTCATCGAAACTAACCAGACTACCAAATACGGTTGTCGACAGAGTTGTCATAGCCACAAGGATTGCTTATCTATCAACTACAAGGAAAAAGA GTATCGATGCGAGCTGAACGCAGCGACACACTTGTCACATCCCCAAATGTTAAGACCAGAAGCCAACGCATTTTACGCGTTGATTAAAACACCAAACCGCTGCAGTAAAAAGCATTGTTCGAGTGAGAAAAGATGTACTCTGGTAGGAAACAAGGTGGCATATCAGTGCATTGAAG ATTGCCAGGAAAAGGCTCTAGGTATGGAATCGGGAGCTATTGGAGACTCAGCGATAACTGCCTCAAGTATTAATCATGACCTGAATTATGTGCCTCGGTATGCTCGCCTTAATGCGCCATCATCTGCTAATAATGGATGGATAGCTGGGCCCAAAGCTGCAGACGAGTACCTTCAAGTTGACCTTGGACGTGTAGTAGCAGTCACCAAGGTTGCCACTCAAGGGAGACGGAACGCACCCATGTGGATGAAAACTTATAACATCGGCTACAGCACTGATCTCTCCACCTGGCACGTCTACCGTGAGGGAGGAAACGCCCAGTCACCTCATAAG GTGTTCACCGGCAACTCAGATCAGCACACGGTTGTTTACGGGTCATTTGAAGAACCCATTCATGCACGCGGCATATGA